The following proteins come from a genomic window of Streptomyces sp. GS7:
- a CDS encoding response regulator transcription factor, giving the protein MTRVLVVEDEESFSDALSYMLRKEGFEVAVAATGPDGLDEFERNGADLVLLDLMLPGLPGTEVCRQLRGRSNVPVIMVTAKDSEIDKVVGLEIGADDYVTKPFSSRELVARIRAVLRRRGEPEEVAPQALEAGPVRMDVDRHVVTVSGGKVDLPLKEFDLLEMLLRNAGRVLTRMQLIDRVWGADYVGDTKTLDVHVKRLRAKIEPDPGAPRYLVTVRGLGYKFEP; this is encoded by the coding sequence GTGACCCGAGTGCTTGTCGTCGAGGACGAGGAATCGTTCAGCGACGCACTGTCGTACATGCTCCGCAAGGAGGGTTTCGAGGTCGCCGTGGCGGCTACGGGCCCTGACGGACTGGACGAGTTCGAGCGCAACGGCGCCGATCTCGTCCTTCTGGACCTGATGCTGCCGGGTCTGCCCGGCACCGAGGTCTGCCGCCAGCTGCGCGGTCGCTCCAACGTCCCGGTCATCATGGTGACCGCCAAGGACAGCGAGATCGACAAGGTCGTCGGTCTCGAAATAGGGGCCGATGACTACGTCACCAAGCCCTTCTCCTCCCGGGAACTGGTCGCCCGGATCCGCGCCGTGCTGCGCCGCCGCGGCGAACCGGAGGAGGTCGCCCCGCAGGCCCTGGAGGCCGGCCCGGTCCGGATGGACGTGGACCGCCATGTCGTCACGGTCTCCGGCGGCAAGGTCGACCTGCCCCTCAAGGAGTTCGACCTCCTGGAGATGCTGCTGCGCAACGCCGGCCGGGTCCTGACCCGTATGCAGCTCATCGACCGCGTCTGGGGCGCCGACTACGTGGGCGACACCAAGACCCTCGACGTCCACGTGAAGCGGCTGCGCGCCAAGATCGAGCCGGACCCGGGCGCGCCGCGCTATCTGGTCACGGTCCGCGGCCTGGGCTACAAATTCGAACCCTAA